A section of the Serratia liquefaciens ATCC 27592 genome encodes:
- the upp gene encoding uracil phosphoribosyltransferase: MKIVEVKHPLVKHKLGLMRENDISTKRFRELASEVGSLLTYEATADLETEKVTIDGWCGPVEIDQIKGKKITVVPILRAGLGMMEGVLENVPSARISVVGVYRDEETLEPVPYFQKLVSNIEERLALVVDPMLATGGSMIATIDLLKKAGCNSIKVLVLVAAPEGIAALEKAHPDVELYTASIDQCLNEKGYIVPGLGDAGDKIFGTK, from the coding sequence ATGAAGATCGTTGAGGTGAAACACCCGCTGGTGAAACACAAGCTTGGCCTGATGCGTGAAAATGATATCAGCACCAAACGCTTCCGTGAGCTGGCCTCAGAAGTGGGTAGTTTGCTGACCTATGAAGCGACCGCCGATCTGGAAACAGAGAAAGTCACCATCGATGGCTGGTGCGGCCCGGTTGAAATAGACCAGATTAAAGGGAAAAAAATTACCGTTGTGCCTATTCTGCGTGCCGGTCTGGGCATGATGGAAGGGGTACTGGAAAACGTACCGAGCGCACGTATCAGCGTGGTTGGCGTTTACCGTGACGAAGAAACTCTGGAGCCGGTGCCGTATTTCCAAAAGCTGGTGTCCAACATCGAAGAGCGTTTGGCACTGGTTGTCGACCCTATGCTGGCTACCGGCGGCTCGATGATCGCCACTATCGATCTGCTGAAGAAAGCCGGCTGCAACAGCATCAAGGTGCTGGTGCTGGTTGCCGCGCCGGAAGGGATCGCCGCGCTGGAGAAAGCGCACCCGGACGTCGAGCTGTACACGGCCTCTATCGATCAATGCCTGAACGAGAAGGGCTACATCGTACCGGGCCTGGGTGATGCGGGCGACAAGATATTTGGTACCAAATAA